A genomic segment from Hemitrygon akajei unplaced genomic scaffold, sHemAka1.3 Scf000096, whole genome shotgun sequence encodes:
- the LOC140722974 gene encoding NACHT, LRR and PYD domains-containing protein 3-like produces the protein MDTGKRSNWILNVLKRLLPASSSREDDRVTGSKVPRQAPIESGPAAEEGEQSQPRDSDVRDTGQDPGTGTSEATVCQPRDSDVRDTDQDPGTGTSEATVCQLGSSLNMEWSSPQERAEPETTMSDRLAQGDEYQLYQLTNFYRDRLEQAIEERVERLSRMLKMEGHFSAQENENVTELTEKGKRAESSALFLSLVMGKGCRIQRALWDSFVKMRTELPKLDKILKEIQKFGLDPQKYMDITQGLPELPPQLRDVQQKHKETLRGQTETLRVNTILMTEKVKIFQLVDRYAELTVISTVRGRRLVEHELLARGRDHEQLRDKHLRGELEKIRTDQLFQSSFSRSNSKSGSSAAVAGVPGIGKTTMVQKIVYDWAMGKIYQQFQFVFSFKFRDFNSINCRINLRKLILDQYPYFGNLLREVWKNPQGLLFIIDGLDEFKHKIDFTDSRGCAESQDSCIDPKFKCKVSDIVCSLIQGKLLPGCSVLVTTRPTALHLLEKADISVAAEILGFVGEERKEYFNRHFEDQTVAAAVFKHVKENEILYTMSYNPSYCWILALALGPFFTQRVRDPQRVPKTITQLYSYYIYNILKNHGREVENPRDVLLRVGQMAFRGVFEKKIVFTDGDLTNYNLQPSQFLTGFLMELLEREDSARSVLYTFPHLTIQEFVAALAKFLNPHPGDIQKFLTEAHNTTDGRFEVFLRFVAGLSSPMTAGCLQDFLGPFPHETTCRVIDWVKEEVTRQSGNTRSEAGKRRLLNTLHYLFESNNPGLAQAPLESLETLSLRGVTLTPVDCAVLSHVIGFCETIKHLDLVRCHIQCEGIQRLGPGLHKCQNLELGTNELGDSGMKLVSAALRNPKCKIQKLWLWDVGLTDSGAKDFASALGINRSVTVLNLNDNKLGDSGVKLVSAALRNPECKIQKLWLDNAGLTDSGAEDVVSALSTIPSLTELYLALNSLTDRSVPALRRLILSLPSLKRFRLWSNDFSPTGEKEMRSLQESRPELRVFLTESDQ, from the exons GAAAGCGCTCAAATTGGATACTAAATGTACTCAAGAGACTTCTTCCAGCCAGCTCTTCGAGGGAAGATGATCGGGTTACGGGAAGCAAGGTACCAAGGCAGGCACCAATAGAAAGCGGTCCGGCCGCAGAGGAAGGGGAGCaaagtcagcccagagacagtgacgtcagagacaccggtcaggaccctggaaccggcacaagtgaggcgactgtctgtcagcccagagacagtgacgtcagagacaccgatcaggaccctggaaccggcacaagtgaggcgactgtctgtcagcTCGGAAGCTCATTAAACATGGAATGGTCAAGTCCCCAAGAAAGAGCGG AGCCAGAGACTACAATGTCTGACCGCCTGGCGCAGGGGGACGAATATcaactgtaccaactgacaaatttctacagggACAGACTGGAACAAGCGATTGAAGAAAGGGTTGAAAGACTCAGCAGGATGttgaaaatggagggacatttcagtgcacaagaaaatgag AatgtcactgaactgacagagaagggaaagcGGGCGGAGAGTTCCgcactcttcctcagtttggtgatgggcaaaggATGCCGAATCCAGAGGGCGCTGTGGGACTCCTTTGTGAAAATGAGGACcgagttaccgaagttggacaaAATACTAAAGGAAATACAGAAGTTCG GGCTTGATCCGCAGAAATACATGGACATCACCCAAGGGTTACCTGAGTTACCTCCTCAACTGAGAG atgttcaacagaaacacaaggagacccTGCGAGGACAAACTGAAACACTGCGAGTGAACACGATCTTGATGACAGAGAAAGTGAagattttccagctggttgatcgatacgctgagctcacggtcatttctactgttcgaggtcggagactggtggaacatgagctgctggcaagaggcagagaccatgaaCAATTGAGAGATAAACATCTCCGCggagagctggaaaaaatccggactgatcaattattccagagcagcttttcccggagtaacTCCAAATCTGGGAGCTCGGCAGCGGTGGCCGGAGTAccagggatcgggaaaacaacaatggtacaaaagattgtttatgactgggccatggggaaaatataccaacaatttcaatttgttttcagtttcaaattccgggattttaACTCCATTAACTGTAGAATAAACCTGAGgaaactgattctggatcaatatccttactttgggaatttgctgagagaggtctggaagaacccacaGGGATTGCTTTTTATAATTGATGGcttggatgaattcaaacacaaaatTGATTTTACCGATAGTCGGGGATGTGCAGAATCTCAGGACTCATGCATAGATCCTaaattcaagtgcaaggtgtctgacattgtgtgcagtttaatccagggcaagctgctcccaggatgttcagtgctggtgacaactcgtcccactgcgttacatttattggaaaaagcAGACATCAGTGTCgctgctgaaatcctgggatttgttggtgaggaacggaaggaatacttcaatagacattttgaagatcagacagtggcagcagctgtttttaaacacgtgaaggagaacgagatactgtacaccatgagctacaacccctcctactgctggatcctcgctctggcactgggccccttcttcacacaaagagtcagggacccgcagcgagttcccaagacaaTTACCCAACTGtattcctactatatttacaacatcctgaaaaaccacggccgtgaggttgagaacccccgtgatgtgttactcagggttggtcagatggccttcagaggagtgtttgagaagaagattgtgtttacagatggagatttgaccaactacaatctgcagccttcccagttcctgacTGGGTTTCTGATGGAGCtcttggagagagaggattctgcccggagcgtgttgtacacattcccacacctcaccatccaagagtttgtagctgcacttgcaaaattcctgaatccacatcccggggatatccagAAAtttctcactgaagcccacaacacgacagatggacgatttgaggtatttctccgttttgttgctggtctctcctccccaatgacagctggGTGCCTGCAGGattttctgggtccatttcctcatgaaacaacctgccgggtgattgactgggtgaaggaggaggttacacgccagagtggaaacacgaggagtgaagctggtaaaaggaggctcctgaacacattgcactacctgtttgagtcaaATAATCCTGGACTGGCTCAGGCCCCACTGGAATCTTTGGAAACACTTTCACTCCGTGGAGTGACACTGACCCcggttgactgcgcggtcctgtctcacgTCATCGGATTTTGTGagacaataaaacacctcgacctggttcgctgccacattcagtgtgaaggaatccaacggctgggacccgggctgcacaaatGCCAGAACTTGga acttggaaCGAATGAACTGGGCGATTCAGGAATGAAACTGGtttctgcggctctgaggaacccgaaatgtaaaatacagaaactgtg GCTGTGGGATGTCGGTCTtacagattctggtgccaaggATTTTGCCTCCGCACTCGGTATAAACCGGTCAGTGACGGTGCTGAAcctgaatgataataaactgggagattcaggagtgaaactagtgtctgcggctctgaggaacccggagtgtaaaatacagaaactgtg gttgGACAATgccggtctcacagattctggtgccgaggatgtcgtctccgctctcagtacaatccCATCACTGACCGAGCTGTATCTGGCATTAAATTCGCTCACAGACCGTTCTGtacccgctctccgccgcctcatactgagcCTCCCGAGTCTGAAGCGATTCCG GCTGTGGAGCAATGATTTCAGTCCGACCGGGGAGAAAGAaatgagatctctgcaggaatccAGACCCGAACTGAGAGTGTTCCTGACTGAGAGCGATCAGTGA